In a single window of the Thermoplasmatales archaeon genome:
- a CDS encoding glycine--tRNA ligase yields MYGGESGLYDYGPLGVLLRDNIVNLWKTSYLREDAVFIDTPVMVPHTVFNASGHIARFYDIGSECSNCHTKQKLESILKYNNLDLPVGDIASAQNVLDTHIVKCPVCGARITEAKEFYQMFRLPNQGSSGDLYLRPETAQGIFVNFRLLNNANRGKIPMVTAQYGKGFRNEISPRQSLIRLREFSQGEVEVFVHPVKKYWKDLERQKKITVLTKDGKELAGSVFDLYSSGILSSNALSYFVNKTYELLASAGISPGQIRFRQHHDDERAHYSRDSWDAEVLLDGEWIELVGIADRDDLKNHETASGESMHVKVGEEEFIPSIIEPSYGIDRIVLAVMMHSYYTRENGYKVLRLKPAIAPYHAAILPLVNKDGIDTMAEEFFEKLRIIDPYVVFDKSGSIGRRYARQDEIGTPIGITFDRDTLNDDNVTIRDRDTTKQVRIKKDDLLKKSLTVDLPGIIQAS; encoded by the coding sequence ATTTATGGTGGAGAATCCGGTCTATATGATTACGGGCCTCTCGGTGTCCTGTTAAGAGACAATATTGTTAACCTCTGGAAGACGTCATACTTAAGGGAAGATGCCGTCTTTATTGATACACCGGTCATGGTTCCCCACACTGTTTTCAATGCCTCTGGCCATATAGCCAGATTCTATGATATAGGTTCTGAATGCTCAAATTGCCATACGAAGCAAAAGCTGGAATCTATCTTGAAATACAACAATCTCGATTTGCCTGTGGGCGACATAGCTTCTGCACAGAACGTACTGGACACTCACATAGTTAAATGTCCTGTATGCGGAGCGCGTATTACGGAAGCAAAAGAATTTTATCAGATGTTCAGACTTCCAAATCAGGGCTCTTCAGGCGATCTCTACCTCCGGCCCGAAACTGCTCAGGGAATTTTTGTCAATTTCAGGCTTCTCAATAACGCGAACAGAGGTAAGATTCCCATGGTTACCGCCCAGTACGGAAAGGGTTTCAGGAACGAGATATCTCCTCGACAATCGCTCATAAGACTGAGAGAATTCAGCCAGGGCGAGGTTGAGGTATTTGTCCATCCGGTGAAGAAGTACTGGAAAGATCTGGAAAGACAAAAGAAGATAACCGTTCTGACAAAGGATGGAAAAGAGCTGGCAGGTAGTGTATTCGATCTATACTCCTCTGGAATTCTGAGCAGCAATGCACTCTCGTACTTTGTAAATAAGACTTATGAACTGCTTGCTAGCGCAGGCATTAGTCCTGGCCAAATACGGTTCCGGCAGCATCACGATGATGAAAGGGCCCATTATTCCAGGGACTCTTGGGATGCAGAAGTTCTACTCGACGGGGAATGGATAGAACTCGTGGGCATAGCGGATCGGGATGATCTAAAAAATCATGAAACCGCGTCTGGCGAATCTATGCACGTAAAGGTTGGTGAAGAGGAATTTATTCCCTCAATAATAGAACCCTCTTATGGTATCGACAGAATAGTGCTTGCCGTAATGATGCATTCATACTATACAAGGGAGAATGGCTATAAGGTTCTGCGGCTGAAACCTGCGATAGCGCCATACCATGCAGCAATCCTTCCTCTGGTGAACAAGGATGGCATAGATACAATGGCTGAAGAATTTTTCGAGAAATTGAGGATAATAGATCCATATGTCGTCTTCGACAAGTCCGGATCAATTGGCCGGAGATATGCAAGACAGGATGAGATCGGTACACCGATAGGCATAACCTTTGACAGAGACACTCTAAACGACGATAACGTAACTATTAGGGATCGCGATACAACAAAACAGGTAAGGATAAAAAAAGACGATCTCTTAAAAAAATCTCTGACGGTAGATCTTCCAGGGATTATTCAAGCATCATAA
- a CDS encoding iron-sulfur cluster assembly scaffold protein has translation MDHYRNPHNYGVVENATSKIIEYNPVCGDTIQITISVEDGKIADAKFIGRGCSISQASASILTDTVKGMALEDAKNIDEDKYIKSLGISLGPSREKCALLAVNALKKCIKDYQKGEKGK, from the coding sequence ATGGATCATTACCGGAATCCTCACAACTATGGCGTAGTTGAGAATGCAACTTCCAAGATCATCGAGTATAATCCAGTTTGTGGCGACACGATACAGATTACAATCAGCGTTGAAGATGGAAAGATTGCGGATGCTAAATTCATCGGGCGCGGATGCTCTATTAGCCAGGCATCCGCTTCCATTCTCACGGATACGGTTAAGGGAATGGCCCTGGAGGATGCCAAAAATATTGATGAGGACAAATATATTAAGTCTCTTGGCATCAGTCTTGGCCCGAGCAGGGAAAAATGTGCCCTTCTGGCTGTAAACGCCTTGAAAAAATGCATTAAGGACTATCAAAAAGGAGAAAAAGGTAAATGA
- a CDS encoding CBS domain-containing protein, translating into MPKKVKEIMTKDPITHKVPSNVSDIIKILIKENITGLPLVNSSGKYAGMISRRDVFDHPDETQTAIVMRRAKPVSVNDSVEVAAKEMLLQNRRHLAVVDSSKKVVGILTPQNLLPVVKELHGSEKVKDVLNSISVPLWENTPINVASFTMRLSRVYSCPVVNERGELLGLITDRDIFDKVNIKSSVILTETGMADDEDPWSWDGIRNVVTYVIEKSNIELPKKPIKSIMIKNPEIATTVDKISSAVGKMEKGNYNQLPVVDHQGKLVGMLYDIQIMRIFETKKVQ; encoded by the coding sequence ATGCCCAAGAAAGTAAAGGAGATCATGACTAAAGATCCGATAACACATAAAGTCCCCAGTAATGTTTCGGATATAATTAAAATCCTGATCAAGGAAAACATAACAGGGCTACCCCTAGTGAATTCTTCTGGCAAATATGCAGGGATGATCAGTAGAAGGGACGTGTTCGATCATCCGGATGAGACTCAGACAGCGATAGTTATGAGACGCGCTAAACCTGTTTCTGTTAACGATTCTGTTGAAGTGGCGGCTAAGGAAATGCTTTTGCAAAACAGGAGGCATCTTGCAGTCGTAGACTCGAGTAAAAAGGTTGTCGGTATATTAACCCCCCAGAACCTTCTTCCTGTTGTCAAAGAACTACACGGCAGTGAAAAGGTTAAAGACGTATTGAATTCAATTTCTGTTCCACTCTGGGAAAATACCCCGATAAATGTTGCTTCTTTTACCATGAGACTGTCACGCGTTTATTCATGTCCAGTCGTGAACGAGCGGGGCGAACTGCTGGGCCTGATAACCGATAGGGATATATTTGATAAAGTAAACATAAAGTCTAGTGTCATATTGACAGAAACTGGCATGGCTGATGATGAAGATCCATGGTCATGGGACGGAATACGGAATGTGGTTACATATGTCATAGAGAAAAGCAATATTGAACTTCCCAAAAAGCCAATCAAGAGCATAATGATCAAGAACCCAGAGATAGCCACTACCGTTGACAAGATTTCTTCTGCTGTCGGGAAGATGGAGAAGGGCAACTACAATCAGCTTCCGGTAGTTGATCATCAAGGGAAGCTTGTTGGCATGCTTTATGATATCCAGATAATGCGAATATTCGAAACGAAGAAAGTCCAATAG
- a CDS encoding GntR family transcriptional regulator: MEDILIKIEFDSEMPIYLQIYWQIVKLISKGTLKQGSKLPSSRKLAIDLSVNYHTVNRAYDMLVERDFAHRNERKQTIIGQDKKNNDKFISEWLKDEKLLISEAKATGFSSKSIIRLIERILDQDM, encoded by the coding sequence ATGGAGGACATTTTAATAAAGATAGAATTCGACTCTGAAATGCCAATTTATCTTCAGATTTATTGGCAGATTGTTAAATTGATATCTAAAGGAACTCTTAAGCAGGGTTCAAAATTGCCTTCAAGCAGAAAACTCGCCATTGATCTCTCCGTTAACTACCACACTGTGAACAGGGCGTATGATATGCTTGTAGAAAGAGACTTTGCTCACCGGAATGAAAGGAAGCAAACCATCATTGGTCAGGATAAAAAGAATAATGATAAATTTATATCAGAATGGCTAAAGGACGAAAAATTATTGATATCTGAAGCGAAAGCTACTGGGTTTTCTTCGAAATCAATAATTCGTCTCATAGAGCGAATTTTAGACCAAGATATGTAA
- a CDS encoding DUF5808 domain-containing protein, with amino-acid sequence MYINYEFLLNFSLLVFLMIFGLIIPKLTLKTIQFGVRIPSSKIDDSRISKIRNGYTVDVLLYSAPVIVIFVILFDRPLIATGIVILEIGVYFVAYLKAHYKLLKIEQEEEWYANVNQVSYATISDYISPVHVVLMFTPMLFITIIGTLIGMEIYHTLPHIMAIHFGAHGKPNGFAVKTYLSVLILPIIGYVIASMFLSIGYLMTRSKIDIESYAPKDSYRTQIMFRNRTIELLAFIGILSELLILSISLLTWGIISMNPGFIIIIIAWPVMILLVVLIFSLRYGQMGSRKLEAMRTGEEATKSLETNIDDNKEWRAGAIYDNKHDHSIFVPKRFGVGYTINFGNKKGVLVFILLMSLPLVVLIITLMLLR; translated from the coding sequence ATGTATATAAATTACGAATTTTTGTTGAATTTTTCTTTACTTGTTTTCCTTATGATCTTTGGCCTAATCATTCCAAAATTGACGTTGAAAACTATCCAGTTTGGCGTCAGAATACCTTCCTCCAAAATTGATGACTCCAGAATTTCAAAGATCAGAAATGGCTATACAGTTGACGTTTTATTATACTCTGCTCCAGTAATAGTGATTTTTGTGATCCTTTTCGATCGCCCTTTAATTGCTACTGGAATTGTTATCCTCGAAATAGGTGTGTATTTTGTTGCATATCTTAAGGCACATTACAAACTTCTAAAAATCGAGCAAGAAGAAGAATGGTACGCGAACGTCAACCAGGTTTCATACGCAACAATTTCCGATTATATATCACCTGTTCACGTAGTTCTCATGTTCACTCCAATGCTATTTATCACAATAATTGGAACCCTGATTGGGATGGAGATTTACCATACGCTGCCACATATTATGGCGATACATTTTGGAGCCCATGGAAAGCCTAACGGTTTTGCTGTAAAAACTTATCTTAGTGTCCTTATTCTACCTATAATCGGCTATGTTATAGCTTCTATGTTCCTGTCTATTGGCTATCTTATGACACGATCTAAAATAGACATTGAATCCTATGCCCCAAAAGACTCCTACAGAACTCAGATAATGTTCCGGAATAGAACCATCGAGTTGCTTGCATTCATTGGTATATTATCTGAGTTGCTGATATTGTCCATCTCTCTTTTGACCTGGGGCATTATTAGTATGAACCCGGGTTTTATAATTATAATTATTGCCTGGCCAGTTATGATCTTGCTGGTCGTATTAATATTTTCTCTAAGATATGGTCAGATGGGGAGCAGAAAGCTGGAGGCCATGAGAACTGGGGAAGAGGCAACCAAATCACTTGAAACTAACATAGACGACAACAAGGAATGGAGGGCTGGTGCGATCTATGACAACAAACACGATCATAGCATTTTCGTTCCAAAGAGATTTGGAGTTGGATATACCATCAACTTTGGAAACAAAAAGGGGGTCCTAGTATTCATTCTTTTAATGTCATTACCTCTTGTTGTCTTGATCATCACCTTAATGTTATTGAGATGA
- a CDS encoding metal-dependent hydrolase — protein sequence MVALKWLGHAAWMIDFSKVRVLIDPFLTDNPKSAMKESDIEKVDYIAVTHNHFDHVGDTFKIAKRTGAKIVGMFGLSQLDTEGIPQEQFIGLNKGSMTDFGEVKFGLTAAVHSGNESGVLVSGDSKTIYHAGDTALFGDMKYIGELYHPDVALLPIGGYYTMSPKEAAIAAKLIGAKITVPMHYSTFPAISQDPNEFKKLVGNSSVVMVLEPGQSFQI from the coding sequence ATGGTTGCGTTGAAATGGTTGGGACACGCTGCGTGGATGATCGATTTCTCTAAAGTGAGGGTATTAATTGATCCTTTTCTTACAGATAATCCAAAATCTGCTATGAAAGAATCAGATATTGAAAAGGTGGATTATATCGCTGTAACGCACAATCATTTTGATCACGTTGGAGATACGTTTAAGATTGCGAAGAGAACTGGGGCAAAAATTGTCGGAATGTTTGGGCTATCGCAGCTCGATACCGAAGGAATACCGCAGGAACAGTTTATTGGTTTGAATAAGGGCAGCATGACCGATTTTGGCGAAGTAAAATTTGGCCTAACTGCTGCCGTTCACAGTGGAAATGAGAGTGGAGTGCTGGTATCTGGCGATTCAAAAACGATATATCATGCAGGGGACACTGCACTGTTTGGAGATATGAAATATATAGGCGAGTTGTATCACCCTGATGTCGCACTTCTACCTATTGGAGGATATTATACCATGAGCCCGAAGGAGGCTGCGATTGCTGCAAAACTTATAGGTGCCAAAATTACCGTTCCCATGCATTACAGTACGTTTCCTGCAATTTCTCAGGACCCAAACGAATTCAAGAAACTTGTTGGAAACTCGTCAGTCGTAATGGTTCTAGAACCTGGCCAGTCCTTCCAAATATAA
- a CDS encoding aminotransferase class V-fold PLP-dependent enzyme has translation MLSPLQIKKDFPIFEKLGPEYSYLDNAATSQKPYSVIKAMEEFYELHNSNVHRGIYRLSEEATNLYERSRENVSAFVHSKDPRQIVFVRNTTEAINLLSYTIGRELKKDDEILITILEHHSNIVPWQFLSEKGVKLRYVMLNPDMTLDMNDLQRKLSKKTRIVSVAQSSNVLGTINNVNEIGKIAHENGSTFVVDAAQSVPHMPVDVTEIDADFLAFSGHKMLGPTGIGVLYGKYDLLDRMPPFMGGGEMISAVYQDHSTYADVPQKYEAGTPNIDGAIGLSSAVDYLRTLGMDQVREHEKDLIGYTLKKEEEHNVPGLISYGPRNTEVRSGVYCFNIGEMSPLDINNLAHDEGVQMSQAIHPHDVSEMLDDGNVAVRSGHHCAMPLAEFLNVVATSRASYYIYNTREDVDRLFEVLVKVVKRYGR, from the coding sequence ATGTTATCTCCGCTCCAGATTAAGAAAGATTTTCCTATTTTTGAAAAACTTGGCCCGGAATATTCTTACTTAGACAATGCTGCCACGAGCCAGAAACCGTATTCGGTTATAAAGGCCATGGAAGAATTTTATGAACTCCATAATAGCAACGTACACAGGGGGATTTACAGGCTGAGTGAAGAAGCTACAAATCTGTACGAGAGGTCGAGGGAAAATGTTTCTGCTTTCGTCCATTCAAAAGATCCGAGACAAATTGTGTTTGTCCGGAATACTACAGAGGCAATTAACCTCCTGTCATACACCATTGGAAGAGAATTGAAAAAAGACGATGAAATACTTATCACCATCCTTGAGCACCATTCCAATATCGTTCCATGGCAGTTTCTCTCCGAGAAAGGCGTAAAATTACGGTACGTGATGCTGAATCCAGATATGACGCTCGATATGAACGATCTGCAACGAAAGTTATCAAAAAAGACCAGAATCGTAAGCGTAGCACAGAGCTCAAACGTCCTTGGAACAATAAACAATGTCAATGAAATTGGGAAGATAGCTCATGAAAATGGATCTACTTTTGTTGTTGATGCGGCTCAGAGCGTGCCGCACATGCCGGTTGACGTGACGGAAATCGATGCAGATTTCCTTGCGTTCTCAGGACACAAGATGCTTGGCCCAACTGGTATAGGGGTCCTTTATGGTAAATATGATCTGCTCGACAGGATGCCCCCTTTCATGGGCGGAGGAGAAATGATAAGCGCTGTTTATCAGGACCATTCGACATATGCAGATGTACCGCAAAAATATGAGGCGGGAACGCCAAACATAGATGGTGCCATAGGCCTTTCTTCTGCGGTGGATTACCTCAGGACCCTTGGAATGGATCAAGTAAGAGAACATGAGAAGGATCTTATAGGATATACGTTGAAGAAAGAGGAGGAACACAATGTACCCGGCTTAATTTCATACGGGCCTAGAAATACGGAAGTTCGATCTGGAGTCTATTGCTTCAACATCGGAGAAATGTCCCCTCTGGATATAAACAACCTTGCCCATGACGAAGGTGTTCAGATGAGCCAGGCGATTCATCCGCATGATGTTTCAGAGATGTTGGATGACGGCAATGTGGCAGTTAGGTCAGGGCATCACTGCGCAATGCCACTCGCGGAGTTCCTCAACGTTGTCGCGACATCACGTGCCTCGTATTATATATACAATACAAGGGAAGATGTTGACAGGCTATTCGAAGTACTCGTGAAGGTGGTGAAAAGGTACGGGAGATGA
- a CDS encoding gamma-glutamyltransferase family protein — MKSQTRPDAYSQNAVVSSSSLQASIIGSNIIREGGNVFDAAIATSAALCVTQNNLCGLGGDMFALVRVDGEPIIDINGSGRSSHNAAISNYTERGLNHIPERGPLSALTVPGLVSGWKEIFDKYCSFDLPELIAPAIDLAENGFPITLKYRESVEKSYPALSRYNWSSLFAPNSVFPAIGSVFKQPLLAGSLKLIAEEGPNTFYRGYLADKIISGLKGTEVMLDEEDFKAHKVTIGKPMSTEYHEHTIYETSPNSQGSTLLLWLDVLKLIEENGANNRSDNFSQDLLAGIIAYRQRKEITDPDFYEPPKYFLTRKFSEKILKENNKIMEEENHKHSQGDTTYFCIADSDGNSISMIQSNYLGFGSGVSPEGTGFILQNRGSYFSLDKAHKNVLEPNKRTFHTLSAAMIEYEGKFRFSLGTMGGDIQPQIHFQLIQDLLRSKMSPQTALDSPRWAFPHTIYEQPRHIIIEEEAFDRLSSMNLHGLLPVKKESLSSLFGHAQIVGLDSNDVVCGGADPRGDGAAIPVT; from the coding sequence ATGAAATCTCAAACAAGACCCGACGCCTACTCGCAAAATGCGGTCGTTTCATCCTCAAGCTTGCAGGCCTCGATAATAGGAAGTAACATAATAAGAGAAGGAGGCAACGTGTTTGATGCTGCAATAGCGACCAGCGCCGCGCTGTGTGTTACGCAGAATAACCTTTGTGGACTTGGTGGGGATATGTTTGCTTTGGTGAGAGTGGATGGTGAGCCTATAATCGACATAAATGGTAGCGGCAGGTCATCACACAATGCTGCCATATCAAATTACACGGAAAGGGGGCTTAATCACATCCCAGAAAGAGGACCGCTTTCCGCTTTGACAGTGCCCGGACTCGTAAGTGGGTGGAAAGAGATCTTTGATAAATATTGTTCATTTGATCTCCCTGAACTTATAGCTCCAGCAATAGATTTGGCCGAAAATGGGTTCCCTATAACTCTCAAATATAGAGAGTCTGTAGAGAAGTCGTATCCTGCTCTTAGTAGATACAACTGGTCATCACTCTTTGCCCCAAATTCAGTTTTTCCAGCCATTGGATCTGTGTTCAAACAACCCTTGCTGGCAGGGAGCCTGAAGCTGATAGCAGAGGAAGGTCCCAATACTTTTTATAGAGGATATCTTGCAGACAAGATCATTTCAGGACTAAAAGGAACAGAGGTGATGCTTGATGAGGAGGATTTCAAGGCTCATAAAGTTACCATAGGTAAACCCATGAGCACAGAATATCACGAACACACAATATATGAGACCTCGCCAAACAGTCAGGGAAGTACATTATTGCTCTGGCTGGATGTTTTGAAATTAATCGAAGAAAATGGAGCCAACAACCGATCGGACAATTTTTCACAGGATCTACTTGCCGGAATCATCGCCTACCGTCAACGCAAGGAGATTACCGATCCGGACTTCTACGAGCCCCCAAAGTACTTCCTTACAAGAAAGTTCTCGGAGAAAATTTTGAAGGAAAATAACAAAATAATGGAAGAAGAGAATCATAAACACAGTCAGGGAGATACGACATATTTCTGCATCGCCGACAGTGATGGAAACTCCATATCCATGATTCAAAGCAACTATCTAGGATTCGGTTCAGGAGTCTCTCCTGAAGGAACTGGTTTTATTTTGCAAAACCGAGGCAGTTATTTCAGTCTGGACAAGGCACATAAAAATGTTTTAGAACCAAACAAAAGGACCTTCCATACACTTTCAGCAGCAATGATAGAATATGAAGGAAAATTCAGGTTTTCTCTTGGGACGATGGGCGGCGATATCCAGCCACAGATCCATTTTCAACTTATTCAAGACCTGCTTAGATCGAAGATGAGCCCACAGACAGCACTTGATTCTCCAAGATGGGCTTTTCCGCACACGATATATGAGCAGCCTAGGCATATAATCATAGAGGAGGAGGCTTTTGACCGACTCTCATCAATGAATCTACATGGGCTCTTACCAGTTAAGAAAGAATCACTATCCTCCCTTTTTGGGCATGCTCAGATTGTTGGATTAGATAGCAATGATGTTGTCTGTGGTGGTGCCGATCCAAGAGGTGATGGTGCAGCAATCCCAGTTACATAG
- the sufB gene encoding Fe-S cluster assembly protein SufB → MEKLIEDLKTSRTKQEDWEFHDPEHSVYSTGRGLNKKVVEEISEIKKEPDWMRRIRLRSLEIFLSKPVPTWGPDLSGIAWDNIKYYTRPGEETTNDWDEVPDQIKNTFEKLGIPEMEQKYLAGSVAQYDSEGVYHNLRKVWEDKGVLFMDLDSAVQKYPDLVKEYLCKAVPPSDNKFAALNGAVWSGGSFLYVPPNVQIDMPLQTYFRMNGEATGQFEHTIVVADEGSKVHYIEGCTAPRYDSNSLHSAIVEIYVKKNAKAKYTSVQNWSKSVYNMPTKRAWVDENGQMEWVGGSLGSKITMLYPSSYLRGPHASAHNLNISLAGPGTIKDTGAKALHLAPYTSSKIVAKSISIDDGKAIYRGLLRMNKGAVYSKSHVQCDALLINDNSQSFTYPHDEIYEPTASFGHEATVGKIGTDELTYLRSRGLSEEEASSMIVLGFLDDVMREIPMEFALEMNRLIKLEMTKLGAVG, encoded by the coding sequence ATGGAAAAATTAATAGAGGATTTGAAGACCTCGAGAACCAAACAGGAAGACTGGGAGTTTCATGATCCAGAACATTCGGTTTATTCAACCGGAAGAGGACTCAACAAAAAGGTTGTAGAAGAAATTTCCGAAATAAAGAAGGAACCAGACTGGATGAGGAGAATCAGGCTTCGCTCTCTCGAGATATTCCTTTCAAAGCCTGTGCCAACATGGGGCCCTGATCTCTCTGGGATAGCTTGGGATAACATCAAGTACTATACGAGGCCTGGAGAAGAGACGACTAACGACTGGGATGAGGTCCCAGATCAGATAAAGAACACGTTCGAGAAGCTAGGCATACCTGAGATGGAACAGAAATATCTTGCAGGTTCAGTTGCACAGTATGACAGTGAGGGTGTTTACCATAACCTCAGGAAGGTCTGGGAAGATAAGGGTGTACTGTTCATGGATCTCGATTCCGCTGTTCAAAAGTATCCAGATCTCGTGAAAGAATATCTATGCAAGGCAGTTCCACCTTCAGATAATAAATTTGCCGCCCTGAATGGTGCAGTATGGAGCGGTGGATCATTTCTATATGTTCCTCCTAACGTCCAGATAGACATGCCACTTCAGACTTATTTCCGGATGAATGGTGAGGCTACAGGACAGTTCGAGCACACGATAGTGGTAGCGGATGAAGGGTCGAAAGTGCATTATATAGAAGGCTGCACTGCCCCGCGCTATGATTCGAATTCCCTGCATAGTGCAATCGTTGAAATCTATGTTAAAAAGAATGCAAAGGCAAAGTACACAAGCGTCCAAAACTGGTCGAAGAGTGTATATAACATGCCAACAAAAAGAGCTTGGGTTGATGAAAATGGACAGATGGAATGGGTAGGTGGCTCTCTTGGATCAAAGATCACAATGCTCTACCCGTCGTCGTATCTCAGAGGACCCCACGCTTCAGCTCATAATCTCAACATCTCTCTCGCGGGTCCGGGTACTATTAAAGACACAGGCGCCAAAGCTTTACATCTTGCACCGTATACGAGCTCAAAAATTGTCGCTAAAAGTATAAGCATAGACGATGGAAAAGCCATATATCGCGGCCTCCTAAGAATGAACAAAGGGGCAGTATATTCCAAAAGCCATGTGCAGTGCGATGCCCTTCTTATAAACGACAATTCACAAAGTTTCACGTATCCGCATGACGAAATCTACGAACCTACCGCGTCATTCGGCCATGAAGCTACAGTCGGAAAAATTGGGACAGATGAACTAACATATCTGAGATCGAGGGGTCTGAGCGAAGAGGAAGCAAGCTCCATGATAGTCCTTGGATTCCTTGACGATGTCATGCGGGAAATACCTATGGAATTTGCACTTGAGATGAACAGACTCATAAAACTAGAGATGACGAAATTAGGCGCAGTCGGATGA
- a CDS encoding SufD family Fe-S cluster assembly protein: METYQETLKSLLNDEAYGYRRDAFLQFLKAPLRTYKESPTVKDYVEISEDELKRMILGSFPETSKDGIPLGNYDILVNNENVSFSSSLQDRGIIVSDLKSALSSNKDLMEKYVYPRLGDDRDEFLINSAWRNGLFVFIPDNTDIVINVENVIKSDVSIAQKYVIISGKNANVTYSDNFSSVGQGDGIQGKTIYFFLGEGTKVHYHYFQEKFPEVTDITYVKEFMDKYSEFAFYHANRGAYKTIFTDKSVQFGEMSTFKVAGVSFSSGSQKMSITDSSFQEAETTVSDIHVRGVVTGNSSTIHKGSIDLEENSMKSTGFYDSRILLLSKDGYANSKPALMIKNSNTRSKHGSSISNVDDEQIFYLTSRGIPRNIAKGIITTGFVSSILDSAEDKNFMERVYKLAEDLGSNVISAPD, translated from the coding sequence ATGGAAACATACCAGGAAACTTTAAAATCACTCCTCAACGATGAAGCTTATGGTTACAGGCGGGATGCTTTTCTTCAATTCCTTAAAGCTCCTCTTCGAACATATAAGGAGAGTCCCACCGTAAAGGATTACGTTGAGATCTCTGAGGACGAACTTAAAAGGATGATACTGGGTTCATTTCCGGAAACTAGTAAGGACGGTATTCCACTTGGAAATTATGATATCTTGGTAAATAATGAAAACGTTTCGTTTTCCTCGTCTCTTCAGGATAGGGGAATCATTGTTTCTGATTTAAAATCAGCCCTCTCGTCTAACAAGGACCTTATGGAAAAGTATGTTTATCCAAGATTGGGAGACGATCGGGATGAATTCCTTATAAACTCAGCCTGGCGTAATGGCCTGTTTGTTTTCATTCCTGATAATACGGATATAGTGATCAACGTTGAAAACGTGATTAAATCCGATGTATCAATAGCCCAGAAGTATGTCATAATATCTGGAAAAAATGCGAATGTGACTTATTCAGATAACTTTAGCTCTGTTGGACAGGGCGACGGAATACAGGGAAAAACGATATACTTTTTCCTGGGTGAGGGGACAAAGGTGCACTATCATTATTTCCAGGAAAAATTCCCTGAGGTTACAGATATTACGTACGTGAAAGAATTCATGGACAAGTATTCTGAGTTTGCTTTTTACCACGCAAACAGGGGGGCTTATAAAACAATTTTCACAGATAAATCCGTACAGTTTGGCGAAATGTCCACTTTCAAGGTTGCTGGTGTGAGTTTCAGCAGTGGATCGCAGAAGATGAGTATAACGGATAGCAGCTTCCAGGAAGCTGAGACAACAGTTTCGGACATTCATGTCCGTGGAGTTGTAACCGGCAATAGCTCTACGATCCATAAAGGGAGCATAGATCTCGAAGAAAATTCAATGAAGTCAACAGGTTTCTATGATTCCAGAATTCTTCTGCTTTCAAAGGATGGATATGCAAACAGCAAGCCAGCCCTGATGATCAAAAACAGCAACACGAGATCAAAACATGGATCATCTATCAGCAATGTCGATGATGAACAGATATTTTATCTCACTTCTCGCGGGATACCGAGAAACATTGCAAAGGGAATAATAACTACCGGCTTCGTCTCATCCATACTTGATAGTGCTGAGGACAAGAATTTTATGGAAAGAGTTTACAAACTTGCAGAAGATCTGGGATCCAATGTTATCTCCGCTCCAGATTAA
- a CDS encoding ferredoxin, with amino-acid sequence MKYSVSVNKEKCIGDAICTALCSNWYMDANGKAQYKKKTISDEEYSENKEAEDSCPIGVIKIMMLE; translated from the coding sequence ATGAAATATTCAGTATCTGTAAACAAGGAAAAATGTATAGGGGATGCCATCTGTACCGCATTATGCAGCAACTGGTACATGGACGCCAATGGAAAAGCGCAGTACAAAAAGAAAACAATAAGCGATGAAGAGTACTCTGAAAATAAGGAGGCGGAAGACTCCTGCCCCATAGGCGTTATAAAGATTATGATGCTTGAATAA